AGAATGTGTCAGCCTGTGGACGGGATGCAGTTCTAGTTGTAATTGTATGCAGTTTGCACATTCCACATGCTATTGAATTTGGGTGTTTCAattacaataaaagaaaactattgCAAACAATGCATATTGAATTATGTTGCAACgggggtgtttttttagaaatttaaaaattttaggCGTAATGATTGTGTTCTTGTTGAAACTATTGCACTGAATAAAAAACAGGGGATCGCGCATTTTTCGTGCTCCTCGAACTTTCATGCGCGTCGATCTCGATAAATTGTTGTTGATTAATATAAGCGTGTAATATATGATgaattaagatttttttaaagttatattttcttttgttccacAGATTCCTGATTTGTTACGAAAGTACTTTGAAATTGGAACTTTAAACACGTCTTTTCCATAAACAGTAGGATGCAATTACAAGAGAATTACGATATTGTATACTGTGTACAAATATATGCCCACAAATTCATCAAAGATCGCTTCAAAAATGGTGTATGGCTATCAAACAGCATACCGAAAATGAATCAATGATGTGATCTTTACCTTGtggaaaattctaaaaaaataatgagataataaaagttttattctatttttttttaatttaatttatgcagACATATGCAGCAATACGGCCACGATTCGTTCTAGGTTGGGCAGAAAGATAATGATCAACTTAACTAGGGCAACAAAATATCTCAAGATTCTTTTTAGACAAATGTCGAGATGGGCCATCAGGGATGGAACTATGCGAAAGTTCTACTATATATCAAAACAGAGGTTGATAAATAACGATGATTTAAATCACTTTAGTTTTCAGCAATCAAACTGGAGATTAAagagataaaaattaaaccaatggcgataaaaatggtaacagaaacaaaaccaatgatCGTGTCATTAATGTAatataaaatatcaattattGCCTTTTTTCGAGTAAAGATCATAATTGATAATAGTACTGAGAAACGCGTATAATTGTCAACTAGTCATTCCACAACCTGAGAATTTGTTTGTCTATATGGTAACGGTATCTCTGTCCAAAACAGACCTCAGCAAGAAGACGCTCAACAGAATGATTGGGTCTTGAGTTGTGGAGAAGGATCCTGTAGAATGAGATCCTGTGCAAAAGTAGATATGTTATGTTTTACTATTAAGGATAATATGACTGCTATTAAGTATTAAGACAAATATGATATCAATATTACTAATATGAGTACCTGTTTTAGTCACTATTAAGCAGTTAATAATATGATTGCCACCATAGATCAGCCACAGAATGCTCTAGTTCTAGTAAAAAAAGTTGATACAGCACTGTATTACATAGAATAGCTCAAAATTGGTTTTTAATCATCAGACGCATTTTCCATGTATTATCCAATCGTTCGTTgtgttgaaaaaaagttaaaagtgtgaatatttaaaatattcaataaataaaacttctcTCATGTATGTATTGCAGTCGCGTAAGCATTTGATCAACCAGCATTCCCACCATCAACCAGCATAATCTTAATGAAAAGCGTCGATTGCATCGTCATGACATATCACgaatattttcataaataaacgGAACTTTCAACTGATTTGTATTTGAATTTACAAATCAAATTCGCCCCAGCATAGCCCTGCATTCTTTCCGTGTCACACGATATGACCGATGCGAATACGCAGTGTATCATTTTTGACAGTCAGCTGTTGTTTACACCGGTTCTTCTGACATGTATATGGGAAGAAacatcaaaaaagaaaacatcaaaacagTCTACGCAATATTGTGCACTTTTTTCTACCGATACGACAAGAAGTATCATTGCGAGGAAGCAATCGGTAGCTTTCGAGCTACGCCGGAAGTGATTTTGTGGACGCTGTGAGCATGTTTAAGTTGTTACTGTCCCCACATCGACAAAGCTGCTGGCAGGGATTGTTACGGTTAGTAGCTGATACCAGTGGCACAGTACGGGATTGCATAACCTCAACCctggttccattttttcccccgattCTAGATCTTCCCCATACAGTGTGGATAGTAAGCATGTACTGGTACGAAAAGCGATTCAATCGTTCGGTACCGGACGGTCCGGATTACTGCAACCTTTTCGCAACACTACCCAGCGTGCCGTGCGCCATTCGCATACGGTTACAAAAACGGGCAGCCAAGTTGGTGGTCGACTGATAAAAGTGCTGCTTGGTGGAACTGCAATAAGTTTCACACTTGGCTATCAGTACCGAAAGCTGTTTGTGCACTGTGAAGCGTCCGTAAATCGGTTGGCCGGTCAGCGAAGTGTGCTGGACGATGGGACGGTGCGGTTCGATTGGTGGAAATTTTGGCGCTACCTGAAGCATCATTTAGGAAAGCTGATTGGTGCAGTTTTGGTGAGGAATTTAAGCAAACACAACGAGTAATTTGTTGTAaccttttataacctttttttgAATTACAGGCTGCTCTCGCCGTAGCGTATTTCAACATTCAAATACCAAATCTGCTTGGTGTGATCGTAAACAAGCTTGCCCGTTACGCTGGAAGTAGCCTGAAGGAGTAAGTATTATTCACTGAAACATAGCgcatcataaaaataaggaaCTCATCCATTTCTCTGCCTGTAGTATTAACACTGCAAGCTTCTTTCGCGACATGCGAGGTCCAGCACTGCAGCTGTTTGCGATGTATTTGGCCCAGTCTGGGTTCACCTTCCTGTACATTCTACTGCTCAGCCAGATCGGTGAACAGATGGCAGCCACCATACGGCAGGATTTGTTCAAGCAAATCATCATACAGGATCTGGAATTTTTCGACCACAACCGTACGGGCGAACTGGTAAACCGCCTGACGGCGGATGTACAAGATTTTAAATCCAGCTTTAAGCAGTGCATTTCGCAAGGATTGAGAAGCTTTGCCCAGCTCGTCGGTGGAGGCATTTCGCTGTTCTGGATTTCGCCCCAGTTGGCCAGCATTGCGCTCGTATCGGTTCCATTAGCGGTCGGAATGTTTTCCCTGCTCGGCCGTTCATTGCGCCATCTAAGCAAAAAGTCCCAGGCCCAGTCAGAACGGGCTACCTCGGTGAGTGAGGAAGCGCTGTCGAACATACGGACAGTGCGAGCCAGTGCTAGCGAGTACAGCGAGGTGGAACTGTTCCGTGCCGAGACGGAAAAGTCGGCCGTGATCTCTCAGCAGCTTGGAGCGGGAATTGCCGTATTTCAGGCGCTAAGCAACCTGTGCCTTAACGGAATGGTACTGACCACGCTGCTTCTCGGTGGTCACTTTATGTCGGCAAATTCCATCAGTGCCGGTGATTTGATGGCCTTCCTGGTGGCGGCCCAAGGTGTGCAGCGTTCACTCGCCCAAGGTTCCATTCTGCTCGGTTCGGTAATTCGTGGCATGACGGCCGGTGCTCGTGTGTTTGAGTTTCTTAGCCTAGAACCAA
The DNA window shown above is from Anopheles funestus chromosome 3RL, idAnoFuneDA-416_04, whole genome shotgun sequence and carries:
- the LOC125768794 gene encoding mitochondrial potassium channel ATP-binding subunit, with the protein product MFKLLLSPHRQSCWQGLLRSSPYSVDSKHVLVRKAIQSFGTGRSGLLQPFRNTTQRAVRHSHTVTKTGSQVGGRLIKVLLGGTAISFTLGYQYRKLFVHCEASVNRLAGQRSVLDDGTVRFDWWKFWRYLKHHLGKLIGAVLAALAVAYFNIQIPNLLGVIVNKLARYAGSSLKDINTASFFRDMRGPALQLFAMYLAQSGFTFLYILLLSQIGEQMAATIRQDLFKQIIIQDLEFFDHNRTGELVNRLTADVQDFKSSFKQCISQGLRSFAQLVGGGISLFWISPQLASIALVSVPLAVGMFSLLGRSLRHLSKKSQAQSERATSVSEEALSNIRTVRASASEYSEVELFRAETEKSAVISQQLGAGIAVFQALSNLCLNGMVLTTLLLGGHFMSANSISAGDLMAFLVAAQGVQRSLAQGSILLGSVIRGMTAGARVFEFLSLEPRVDLKHGLIIPESNLQGEIRFEAVQFVYPTRPNQRVLKDFNLVLRPGQTVALVGASGSGKSTVAALLERFYEPTAGRITIDGYELGHLSPSWLRGELIGFIEQQPVLFGTTIYENIRYGRPNATREEVMEAAKMSQSHEFVSRLPDGYDTMVGERGIQLSGGQRQRIAIARALLKQPTILILDEATSALDAASEAVVQSALDAAVLDRTTLIIAHRLSTIRNADVIVVLDQGQIVEVGTHDSLIRAQGYYYELVKQQERQQRQEQDSRSYG